A region from the Ptychodera flava strain L36383 chromosome 12, AS_Pfla_20210202, whole genome shotgun sequence genome encodes:
- the LOC139145147 gene encoding mediator of RNA polymerase II transcription subunit 13-like isoform X2 → MTAANLVANGASLEDCHSNLFALTDLSGIKWRRYTATIPGPLVGPLEDPVLRSFANCLAGDILGVWRRVPDTNAEPLPPGASNKPENSRTRELWVYWYGDEPDFSNVIADELKVNETLEGTWENGLTYECRTLLFKALHNLLERCLLSRNFTRLGKWFIRPYGPDSEEDDQSEHVSFSFSFFLHGESTVCTSVEIQQHDPVRRLSVEHLSAAQGSATGFQVLLSPYGLSGVLTGQTFKESDQNTQKLLNEWRQFFPIDVPSENSENEDGADSVDAHNHQLPPAVEVLVGGVRMCYPSSFVLVAHPEEVHPPPPPPPQQGGMVQPAAAVQATQPQVTKPTSMPSVMSLTPPTSPCDQALPGETKITVMQTNSYQNQAAIDYSIMGIDSSQLLQMSPKIAQRVVDTVWHDSLTNAYINKPQSIEPTPAPPPPPPPPPPQGAGATSNSSEDVTGGGGQSASTTSTTTTTTTTTSSSTTSSSVNLATTGGFWDMTDPTVKANCTCSRQKAHQKRPFQFGKPVSGSSHMGSGLGSGSSKHKMDSKQEKQLTRNARPLTPFHHRSSLNDDLMSVDHDSANQRLGINQPQLITSAHQDSSAKKKIPPPNQQVKTAAGLETGPTDSPHSAVPSPLYPPPNTNSNTERTMPTLSPYPPPRPGSESEASNSMASTGFSRSDSQLANVTESLDPSQNDSSSFLARTIENILSDKDTEEENSKQSEDLLWQCYKLPQAEQVNFKRPLLPSHVYDEEQSLDGHLESLYTLSEENEFYQQPIKKLKPEYKIEPEEPALKTMIPMPMENRAPQPPSPEPVDPYEFMEDPTTQTGPLFQRNRGKDGKKGRGIPQRRSSIRKQDRKKQEEEQKKVDEEKAKQEQNQTKGDQANDKNPMVSIRSPMTSLPSARPDSSASLMRETDLVVTANDLDQLFESSDDDDGGLPFEDINQKISQITDDGPLRPNNSNNKGSSLNSSTNGFLGAGELTRMFPTPPSLEQNPAFSPCNPGSAEYINPDSAPGATHLDGSSAVPDLTDIEIEESLGSPKPEPIKDWSFVYKVPTTQRFYGSTMYAPLKALPSSKLPPLKVPENCVYKPSWQVGVAQKQEFLHSGKDTNLPSVSSVDTDMIKFSQPITSLPSAGTPGVLQSPATFQGSQEHQSNFENSPASTPSSYVKNLNSMEPPTPANNIPEAHSLFVNLVLSDSLLNIYKDRNFDSCVICVCNMNIKGNDAGLYLQDNTNQPQYKCQCGFSAIMNRRYGTGSGLFAEDEQDITGQQHDIALWAQNTDHVESDTNRKGTGSSDDANHSRTDGNRRVPDLLVEIIADQCSSPYGTLCRLDCVVTRHKTGNNSGLIARNQLELSDGCDACFHALEQGRQLVDGSSVNKLDDNLLKATCLQSWAFTTGAVDDRCQLSSQDCVRILTTLKPYLQEVIQRKRMSRSWEPAQYIVQGPLTWHTLFRIASKSKAESPEPLPVPSFLVGNDKDWLSLSPYAMHYWDKLLLEPYCATHDVAYVVVTPDNEFILQSTKIFFKELSAVYETCRLGRHVPYNPKVLRDGIMRIRKGSVKKVGELPVDDWFTQIGNAADAAKLRLYAQVCKHYLAPLLATQPVDSSMFTTSRPDRPSHMSSSCPAPPPSGSSSSSSSSGPQGSSSSQGHGDSNTDSTSSSTGHSTMSTSNVNTGQHSGSTSGHGDGHDGPSENRDGCKRAVVDNEDDNKFPPFLVVYLVDPFSYGKENEDGSQSVWTVGLLRCFAEMLPTLPENLRKTISVQVVPLQQVMQCARTEEGSRNLDQTKALAFSVFAQCRKYMVSTVSTKSLTGFGTAADLDKILKSKEAQDLPFKLYTPPYILAPMKDKQTELTETFGDAVQQCGELFVGYCLSHDQRWLLATCTDQRGEMMENCIINIDIPNSKRRKKVSVRRYAIQRLWDFILSVSMNAALPWRLIIGRLGRLGHGELKDWSHMLNRKSLLARSRHLRDVCKTCNFTGNTNDYPCILSACLVSMEPDPQVRIMADSVSTDRTGRSAFSQQNLTMLHSPGDATCTHIQVFPTSATTQVASSVFPSDPGDLIPGGGDGITDELMFIGSDELNEDLNDTDLSHFLDILPASPSPTDPDPSQLGGVEGRPGSPNNTGGGMQSGGDGTTKGTENEEVFILQQPLALGFYVSTASTWSSSQLVLGVQSTSRELLPCLPQICLTRPYSISTSVR, encoded by the exons TGAGCATGTGTCGTTTTCATTCTCCTTCTTTCTACATGGTGAGAGTACCGTGTGCACCAGCGTTGAAATCCAACAGCATGATCCAGTGCGAAGACTCTCAGTGGAGCACCTGTCAGCTGCCCAGGGATCGGCAACTGGTTTCCAAG TTCTGCTTAGCCCCTACGGCCTTAGCGGAGTCCTGACGGGGCAGACGTTCAAAGAGAGTGACCAGAACACTCAGAAATTACTCAACGAATGGCGTCAGTTTTTCCCCATCGATGTCCCATCGGAGAACAGCGAGAATGAAGATGGCGCTGACAGTGTTGATGCCCACAACCATCAACTTCCTCCGGCGGTCGAGGTTCTAGTTG GAGGGGTGAGGATGTGCTACCCGTCGTCCTTTGTGCTGGTGGCCCATCCCGAAGAGGTCCACCCGCCGCCTCCGCCACCCCCACAACAAGGTGGAATGGTGCAGCCCGCTGCTGCTGTGCAAGCCACACAGCCCCAAGTGACCAAACCGACCAGCATGCCTTCAG TGATGTCGCTGACACCTCCGACGTCGCCCTGCGACCAAGCCCTGCCGGGGGAAACCAAGATCACCGTGATGCAGACCAACTCGTATCAGAATCAAGCCGCCATAGATTACAGTATTATGGGTATTGATTCCTCACAACTGTTGCAAATGTCACCAAAGATAGCGCAGAGGGTTGTCGACACCGTGTGGCACGACTCTCTGACAAACGCATATATTAATAA GCCTCAAAGTATTGAACCAACTCCTGCCCCTCCACCTCCCCCTCCACCACCACCACCCCAGGGTGCCGGTGCCACCTCCAATAGCAGCGAAGACGTCACCGGAGGAGGTGGGCAGTCAGCGTCCACCACTTCCACCACCACAAcgaccaccaccaccaccagtAGTAGCACCACCAGCTCCAGTGTCAATTTGGCAACCACTGGTGGGTTCTGGGACATGACGGATCCTACTGTGAAAGCCAACTGCACATGCTCCAG GCAAAAGGCACACCAGAAGAGACCATTCCAGTTTGGGAAACCGGTATCCGGATCATCTCACATGGGCAGTGGACTGGGAAGTGGAAGCAGTAAGCACAAGATGGACTCCAAGCAGGAGAAGCAGCTAACGCGTAATGCACGCCCTCTCACACCATTCCATCATCGTTCCTCACTGAACGATGACCTCATGTCAGTGGACCATGACTCGGCCAATCAGAGGCTGGGAATAAACCAGCCCCAGTTGATTACCTCAGCCCATCAGGACTCCAGTGCAAAGAAGAAAATACCTCCCCCAAACCAGCAAGTCAAGACGGCTGCTGGTCTGGAAACCGGACCGACCGACTCGCCCCACTCTGCAGTCCCATCGCCGCTTTACCCCCCACCTAACACAAATAGCAACACCGAGAGGACAATGCCCACGCTCAGTCCCTACCCACCGCCTCGGCCGGGATCGGAGTCGGAGGCCTCCAACTCCATGGCCAGCACGGGCTTCAGCAGGAGCGACTCGCAGTTGGCCAATGTGACCGAGAGCCTCGATCCCAGCCAGAATGACAGCAGCAGTTTCCTGGCAAGGACCATAGAGAACATACTGAGTGACAAGGACACCGAGGAGGAGAACAGTAAACAGTCAGAGGATTTGCTGTGGCAGTGCTACAAGCTACCACAGGCTGAACAAGTCAATTTCAAAAGGCCACTCCTGCCATCTCATGTGTACGATGAAGAGCAATCTTTGGATGGACACTTGGAATCCTTGTACACTTTAAGTGAAGAAAACGA ATTTTATCAGCAACCCATCAAGAAACTGAAGCCTGAATATAAGATTGAGCCGGAAGAACCAGCGTTGAAGACCATGATACCCATGCCCATGGAAAACAGAGCTCCTCAACCTCCGTCTCCTGAACCTGTTGATCCATATGAATTCATGGAAGACCCAACG ACCCAGACAGGGCCATTGTTTCAGAGAAATAGAGGCAAGGATGGTAAAAAGGGCAGAGGAATACCCCAGAGACGTAGCAGTATTCGCAAACAAGATCGCAAGAAACAGGAG GAGGAGCAGAAGAAAGTGGACGAGGAGAAAGCAAAGCAGGAACAGAATCAGACCAAGGGAGACCAAGCCAACGACAAAAATCCAATGGTATCCATCAGAA GTCCAATGACAAGTCTGCCCTCGGCACGGCCAGACTCCTCGGCCAGCTTGATGCGAGAGACTGATCTGGTTGTTACTGCCAATGATCTGGACCAACTCTTCGAGTcctccgatgatgatgacggAGGG CTGCCATTTGAAGACATAAACCAGAAGATCTCTCAGATCACCGATGATGGTCCCCTCAGAccaaacaacagcaacaacaaaggTAGCTCTCTTAACAGCAGCACTAATGGCTTCCTAG GTGCTGGAGAGCTGACCAGAATGTTTCCAACTCCACCGTCGCTGGAGCAGAATCCAGCGTTCTCACCTTGCAATCCGGGAAGCGCAGAGTACATTAATCCGGACTCGGCTCCAGGGGCTACTCACTTAGACGGGTCTTCAGCCGTGCCGGATTTGACCGACATCGAGATTGAAGAAAGCCTGGGAAGCCCAAAGCCAGAACCCATCAAG GACTGGTCCTTTGTGTACAAGGTACCCACCACTCAAAGGTTTTACGGATCAACTATGTATGCTCCTCTGAAAGCACTGCCAAGCTCTAAACTACCACCTCTCAAGGTACCAGAGAATTGCGTCTACAAACCCTCCTGGCAG GTGGGAGTAGCACAGAAACAGGAGTTCCTACATTCAGGGAAAGACACCAACCTGCCCAGTGTCAGTAGTGTTGACACGGACATGATCAAGTTCAGCCAACCAATAACATCCCTGCCGTCTGCCGGAACCCCCGGAGTACTGCAGTCGCCGGCTACATTCCAAGGAAGCCAGGAACACCAATCTAATTTTGAGAATTCTCCGGCCTCGACGCCGTCATCCTATGTGAAGAACTTGAATTCCATGGAGCCTCCCACGCCAGCGAATAACATCCCCGAGGCCCACAGTTTGTTTGTGAATCTCGTGCTGTCGGACTCGCTGCTGAACATCTACAAAGACAGGAACTTCGACAGCTGTGTGATCTGTGTATGTAACATGAACATCAAGGGTAACGATGCAGGCCTGTACCTGCAGGACAACACGAACCAACCTCAGTACAAATGCCAATGTGGATTTAGCGCCATCATGAACAGGAGGTACGGAACCGGGAGTGGGCTGTTCGCTGAGGACGAGCAGGACATCACGGGACAGCAGCACGACATAGCCTTGTGGGCTCAAAACACCGACCATGTTGAGTCGGACACAAACAGGAAAGGAACCGGAAGTTCGGACGACGCCAATCACTCGAGGACTGATGGGAATCGTCGTGTTCCGGACCTACTTGTGGAAATTATCGCAGATCAGTGCTCGTCTCCGTACGGCACTCTGTGCAGACTGGACTGTGTGGTTACCCGACACAAAACCGGCAATAACTCAGGGCTGATTGCGAGGAACCAGCTGGAACTGTCCGATGGTTGCGACGCCTGTTTCCATGCCTTGGAGCAAGGAAGGCAGCTGGTCGATGGATCTAGTGTAAATAAACTGGACGACAATTTACTGAAAGCTACTTGTCTGCAGAGCTGGGCATTTACAACAGGTGCAG ttgatGACCGTTGTCAGCTGTCATCACAAGACTGCGTCAGAATTCTTACAACCCTCAAACCATATCTTCAAGAAGTGATCCAACGCAAACGAATGAGCAGGTCTTGGGAACCGGCACAGTACATCGTTCAGGGCCCCCTAACTTGGCATACACTTTTCAGGATTGCCAGCAAAAGCAAAG CGGAGTCACCAGAGCCACTGCCGGTTCCCTCGTTCTTGGTTGGCAATGATAAAGATTGGTTGTCACTCTCCCCATATGCAATGCATTACTGG GACAAACTTTTGTTGGAGCCGTACTGTGCAACTCATGACGTAGCTTATGTGGTTGTCACTCCAGACAATGAATTCATACTTCAGTCAAcgaaaattttcttcaaagaaCTCAGCGCTGTGTATGAG ACTTGTAGACTTGGTCGACATGTGCCATACAATCCCAAAGTTTTGCGCGATGGCATCATGAGGATACGAAAAGGGTCGGTGAAGAAAGTAGGTGAGCTGCCTGTGGATGACTGGTTTACACAAATAG GCAATGCAGCTGATGCAGCCAAGCTGAGACTCTATGCTCAAGTGTGCAAACACTACTTAG CGCCACTTCTAGCCACACAACCGGTGGACAGCAGCATGTTCACCACCAGCAGACCCGACCGGCCGTCTCACATGAGCAGCAGTTGCCCGGCGCCGCCACCCAGTGGCAGCAGCAGTAGCAGCAGCAGTTCAGGCCCCCAGGGCAGCAGTTCCAGTCAGGGCCACGGAGACAGCAATACAGACAGCACTAGTAGCAGTACTGGTCACTCTACAATGTCTACCTCAAACGTCAACACTGGCCAACATTCAGGGAGTACATCTG GACACGGAGATGGACACGACGGACCATCAGAAAACCGAGACGGTTGCAAGAGGGCAGTGGTGGACAATGAAGATGACAACAAGTTTCCACCCTTTCTGGTTGTGTATCTGGTGGACCCTTTCTCCTACGGCAAGGAAAACGAGGACGGGTCTCAGTCAGTCTGGACCGTTGGTTTGCTGCGGTGCTTTGCGGAAATGCTTCCCACGCTTCCTGAGAACCTCCGGAAAACCATCAGTGTGCAG GTGGTCCCACTGCAGCAAGTCATGCAGTGTGCAAGAACAGAGGAAGGATCAAGAAACCTGGATCAGACCAAGGCCCTGGCCTTCTCAGTCTTTGCTCAATGTAGAAAGTACATGGTGTCCACCGTGTCAACTAAATCACTGACTGGCTTTGGGACTGCAGCCGACCTTGACAAAATCCTCAAGAGCAAAGAG GCTCAAGACTTACCGTTCAAACTCTACACGCCGCCATACATCCTGGCACCGATGAAGGACAAGCAGACGGAACTGACAGAGACGTTCGGTGACGCGGTGCAGCAGTGCGGGGAGCTGTTCGTTGGTTATTGCTTGTCTCATGATCAAAGATGGCTGCTGGCAACGTGCACCGACCAGAGAGGGGAAATGATGGAGAATTGTATCATCAACATTGATATTCCAAACAG CAAAAGGCGGAAGAAAGTGTCAGTCAGGCGGTATGCGATACAGAGACTGTGGGACTTCATCCTCAGTGTCTCAATGAATGCCGCTTTACCATGGAGGCTTATCATTGGACGCCTTGGAAGACTTGGTCATGGAGAACTCAAAG ATTGGAGTCATATGCTGAACAGAAAGAGTTTACTGGCTCGCAGCAGGCATCTCAGGGACGTGTGCAAGACTTGTAATTTCACTGGCAACACCAACGACTATCCCTGCATTCTCAGCGCTTGCCTTGTCTCCATGGAACCAGACCCCCAAGTCAGAATAATGGCTG ATTCCGTGTCAACAGACAGGACAGGACGAAGCGCCTTCTCGCAGCAGAACCTCACCATGCTCCACTCACCAGGCGATGCCACCTGCACACACATCCAGGTTTTCCCGACAAGTGCCACAACGCAGGTGGCATCGTCCGTCTTTCCCTCGGATCCGGGCGATCTGATCCCAGGAGGCGGTGATGGCATAACTGACGAGCTGATGTTCATCGGCAGTGACGAGCTCAACGAGGATCTCAACGACACCGATCTCTCCCACTTCCTTGATATCTTGCCAGCTTCCCCGTCCCCGACAGATCCCGATCCGTCCCAGCTTGGTGGAGTGGAAGGAAGACCTGGCTCTCCGAACAACACTGGGGGCGGTATGCAATCAGGAGGGGATGGTACTACAAAG GGAACTGAAAACGAAGAGGTGTTCATACTACAGCAGCCCCTTGCTCTAGGTTTCTATGTGTCCACCGCTTCAACCTGGTCCTCTTCCCAGCTGGTTTTGGGCGTCCAGTCCACAAGCAGAGAACTCCTGCCCTGTCTTCCTCAAA TCTGCCTTACACGTCCATACTCCATCAGTACATCAGTCCGATGA